TCATTTTGCTCACTATATTGATTTGAATCACATGTGTATCTGTATGAATAGGTATGGGAAAATTTACAAGTCGAACTTGTTTGGTGAGCCCACAATAGTATCGGCAGATGCAGGGCTAAACAGATTCATACTCCAAAATGAAGGAAGGTTATTTGAATGTAGCTACCCAAGAAGCATAGGAGGAATTCTTGGTAAATGGTCTATGTTGGTTCTAGTTGGAGACATGCATAGACATATGAGGATTATATCTCTTAATTTCTTGAGCCATGCCAGACTCAGGACCCATCTACTCAGAGAAGTAGAGAACCATACTTTACTTGTTTTAAAAGCTTGGCAAGAGAATTCTGTCTTTTCAGCTCAAGATGAAGCCAAGAAGGTAAACACCCTTTTCCTAAGATCATTTTTACTATCAACTTTTTCTTGTTTTCTTACACAACAttatttgtgtatatatatatatatatgtatgtactgCAGTTCACTTTTAATTTAATGGCAAAACATATCATGAGTTTGGATCCTGGAGTGCCTGAGACTGAGCAGCTTAAAAAAGAGTACATAACTTTCATGAAAGGAGTTGTTTCTCCACCTCTGAATTTGCCCGGAACAGCTTATAGAAAGGCCTTACAggtaataataattatagtttTAGCAAATTAGGCACTATTCTTGTCTTTTAATTATGGGCTGATTGGTTGATTTTTATGATGATCATAGTCTCGATCAACCATTTTGAAGTTCATAAATAGAAAAATGGATGAGAGAGTGGAGAAAATGAAAGAAGGAATCGAAGATTTGGAGGAAGATAATGACTTGCTTGGATGGGTTTTAAAGCATTCTAATCTTTCGACAGAGCAAATCCTGGACTTAATACTAAGTCTTCTGTTTGCTGGGCATGAAACTTCTTCAGTTTCCATTGCTCTAGCAATTTACTTCTTGCCAGGTTGTCCTAGAGCTATTCAACAGTTGAGGGTgagaattattatttattttttaactttATAGCTAATAATtaattacctttttttttttggttaacttAACTTTAAACTtgtatatattttatatgttttcAGGAAGAGCATACTGAAATTGCTAGAGCTAAAAAGCAATCAGGGGAGACAGAGCTGAATTGGGATGACTACAAAAAAATGGAATTCACACAATGTGTAAGCAAATATTATTATAtaccaaaataaatattaattaattttaaagtgACAAATTTTAGCCCAACTTAATTTCTTCtccttttctattttttattgtgTGATTATTAGGTTATAAGTGAGACACTTCGGCTTGGTAACGTAGTGAGATTTCTTCACAGAAAGGCACTAAAAGACGTTAGGTACAAAGGTAAGGACTACTAAAAAAAAGGGTTTATAAGGTCCctgttttttcaaaaaaagtatTAATTAGGTCCCcaaatataattttgtatcactTACATCCTCAAACCTAATAAATGTGTATTATATGGTTTCTTTAGTTAAAAAGTTAATTTATAGAATACGCAACAAAAGTCTATTTATGAATtagttaattacaaaaaaaatatgaattagttaattataaaaaaaaatattattttacgcTAGGTTATAAATTATTCTCTGCTTAGTATTCTATAAACAATTTTCTAACTAAAATAACTTATATAATACCGGTATGGGATATAAGtgatacaaaataaaatttaaagaaagAATATAAGTGATATAAAATAAATTTTAGAGAAGTGATGGATACTTTTGGGAAAATTAAAGATCTCTATTTATATAAACCCTAAAGAAAAGTCCGACTCCTTTTTTTTTGTGTTGGGTCTAGtagtaactttttttttctttctattattattatttgggggccaaaattatgaaaaattgattatttttctttctttctttttttgtgttAATAATTTGAAAGGTTATGACATTCCATGTGGTTGGAAAGTGCTTCCGGTGATTGCAGCCGTGCATTTGGATCCCTTGCTTTTTGACCACCCTCAACACTTCAATCCATGGAGATGGCAGGTCAGTCATTCCTTTCCATCCACAGATTCATGCCTttcataattaatattattacCCTTCTTTTTTAGGTTATTATTTTTTccctaatatatttattttattgggTAGTTCTTCTTGGGCACTCTAAAATAGAGCACTTCGGTGCAACATTCTTTCAGTTTTTGGTTTGGGAAGTATTTTTGACGTAAATCTTTTTTGTTactgtgtatattatagttatttaaaacatcttacaaatttttagaaattctaaataattgaTATTACTGAAAATAATGTTCAATTAAGATACTTTTTAcgctcataaaaaaaatcacgcgtACAACTTATTTGAATATTGTTTTTCGGTATTGTGagttatttgaaattttttaaaaatttacagaaTGTTTTAAAAAACTATAATATACACTGTCATCACAAAAAATTTCGCTGAAAATATATCCCGACCCAAAAAATCGAGATAGTAGACCGGTGTACTCCTTTTTAAGGAGGATACCCGAGATTTTTCATATTTTATTCTATCCAATggttaatttaatatttataaaataaaataaaaactaaaaaacatAAAAGTCAGAGAGAAAGTAAAGGATGAGGTCCCCTAAGCACTTTCATTGGTTCTTGTTGTGGTTCCCACTGGCACCCCTTTGTTGCTTGGCAGTGGACCCTATCGATGTGGCTATCTCATGCATAACACATATAGTGATCAAGAATCCAAGATTCAActcttatttttatatataaattaattttaagaaGAAAATAACTTGGTAATTATCAATATGAGTGAACTTATAGTAAGAAAAAAACAGTTTCtttctattaatatatatatatatatattaataaaaattgttTAGATGATTGTAAGCAATCTAGTTCTGCATTTTCATCAAGTGAAAATGCTAGAAATGGAAACAGAGTATACTTTTCTTCGCACATGGGTTTCGGTTGAGTTGACAACTAGTTTTGGTTACCAAAACGTCATAATTACCATTGTTTTCTAGAAACTATTCACTATTCCATCACGACACACAACACTgttaaaaaaaaagtcaaaacCACCAAACTCAAAACATTAATCAAATAATGTTAACAACTTTTGTGTAATTTTAACAACCAATAAAAGGGTTTTCAAGTCAGTAGCAATAGTAACTAGTAAATAATCATATACAATTAACACTAAAATATTTAAGTGGTACATATGATTAGTGGGGCCGGGACTATATAGACCATGTTCATGTGCATTAGGATAAGGCGTCGATAGATAGAAGTACTAGCATAGCAGCAATAGGAGTAGATTGGTCCTATAGAAAAGGGTTGGTTGGGTTGGGTTGGGGCCTCGATCTCAAGAGGATTTTTCTttttgaagatgatgaagaaaaaaaaaaagtgaacccCCAACAACAACAGGATGGTTGCCTAGCTAGTGTACGGACCCCCTAATGTGGGTCCCAATAGATGTCATTGACATCACTCTCCTCGTGGGGGTGTGGGCCCATTTTGAGATGATTAAACCCCCATGTGGCTGTGGGGTTCTTCTTTGCACGTGCATTTCTgctttaatttgtttattttatttatttttctctcCTTGGGTCAAATTGAAAATACCCcactttaaaaaaaatgtgtaaataaagggaaaaaaaattggTCCTCACTCATTCTCTCTCTCCAACTCGGTcggtctatctttttttttttttgggtgagAAATTGAATTATTTGCATAAGTTAAGAAAGTACACTGAAGATTGAAAAGTTTCCGAGAAAAAGGAAACTTAAGGCAACACGATACCGAAAAAAAAATGCCTAAAAAGGTCGATCTCACATTAGTGGGGGTTGGGGTTGGGGTTGTAAAAAATTAAGGTTTCCATTTAGTCTTATGTATGAGGTTTTGTTTTTCTATTGGACCCATGTTTCGTGTTGCTTCAGTTTCTTTCGGTTGGTTAAATGTTAttttgtgttatatatatataatatattgagACATTCATGATTTCCATGTAGAAAAGTTCCATTAGTGATATGTAAAgaatattaaataataacaatatgtcGAAAGGAAAATGACCTCCacttaataataattatataccCTCAATAACTCACGAACTAACGTCTTATTATATATGTGTCCTTTTGTATGATTTTATTTGGCTGAAAAGTAGTTTAGCAAAAGTAAGCAAAAGTCCAAAAATCTCACACATTTGTCAATTTGGCCAACTTTGATTCTCGATGGAAACcccaaaagaaaaaaagattaCCCTTTAAATTATTTCCTCATCAGTTTCTATCCAAGTTCATATGATAAAATCTTATAACACTTTCCCAAATGTAACACATAcatgtttttctttctcttttttccaTTCCAACTACTAGTTATTATTACCTAATATATTTTGGtgtgtttttttgtttttgtggTAATAAAGGAGATGAAGCAACAAAGTGAGAGCTCATCGAGTAATAATTATGGTAATAATAATAGCTTCATGCCATTTGGGGGAGGACCACGGCTATGTGCTGGGTCAGAACTGGCCAAGCTCGAAATGGCTGTTTTCATTCACCATCTGGTCCTCAATTACCACTGGGAGTTAGCCGAGAAGGATCAAGCTTTTGCATATCCTTTTGTCGATTTTCCCAAAGGTCTACCAATCACAGTTCGCCACCTCACTTCTTGCATATAATTATCTCtttattattgaattatccacccccaaccaaaaaaaaaagttgatcAATCAAAAGagatccatatatatatatatatgaaaatgtttatgatcaTGATGGTGatgatatatctatatatgtttcTCTCTATTGGGTCTCTTCTCCAATGTTTGGATATAATATTAGAAACTGATCAACTACAAGCCCCATTTATTGTATGTGAAGATATATTAGATTGTTTTCTTTGGAATTTTCCAACGGCTTAGTGCATCTTCTTTCAACTTCATCACATGAACAAAGCCTAGGCAAACACATTGAAGgcacatatatattatatactggGACCACTACTATAGTAgagtctctcttttcttcaatattatcaatatatatatatattgtattatgtagaaagaaagaaaaagaaaaaaacttcCTTTTTAAATGGTTCTCATGGCCCCTCATATTTGGACTAGTTGAGAGTGAATATTTACTTATTTGTATGTGTTTATGGTTCTCCTTTGTaaccttttttttgttttgagaTAAATTGATAATAATTTACTTTCTTATTATACTTTTGTTCTTCGACTGTAAGTGTATGATTGGTATAGTATCataatttcattttataattttaaaaacttgaaaatagtGAGATCTACAAGGATATTTGATTGGTAAGATGATTTTGAACATAAAATTCAAAACAGTATTTTAATTTTGTgttctaaaaaaaatcaaaaaaatcaagttttctcTAATTCTAAATTATTATATCATAAAATcttataaatttattattttcaaattctctactaatcacatattcagcTTTTTAACTAAAAAAACAGAccataaattcaaaattttattttagaaacACACATTTTGAAAATTGACTTTTTCATTCGCAAACCAAATAGGTTGTCTATATTACATGTGACAATAAATACAGCTATACGTACGTGTAACGTGCATGCATGATTAAAATTTTATATCTAAGTTTGTTAATGCGACTATAACATAACATTCTCACATTTATGTGGCACTAGTACTATAGCTGATATACGTCACGTCATTTCAATCATTTATGTAATAAAGTTAGTATATATAAGCAAGTATATTAGTATTATTTgttattgtatttttttcatgttattattattatcaatataTTTGTACTAATGTGTAGAGGGCTAAAATTAATTGGAAGAATAAAAATCCCTttttagtgaaaacttttttattcaaaatttttttggagtaaaaataattaacataattaaGATACGGtatattttaaaattacacttaGTCTTACTCTAAACAATTACTTTTTAAGTGCCTAAAATTTTacagtattttttttaatattcaccACATTTAGTACGAAAACATTTCACTGTAAATTTGTGATGAGTCACAAAAAAAT
The genomic region above belongs to Humulus lupulus chromosome 1, drHumLupu1.1, whole genome shotgun sequence and contains:
- the LOC133812616 gene encoding cholesterol 22-monohydroxylase CYP90B51, which gives rise to MSDSELVLCLLPSILALLLFFILIRRKQKRFNLPPGDMGWPFLGETIGYLRPYSATSIGDFMEQHISRYGKIYKSNLFGEPTIVSADAGLNRFILQNEGRLFECSYPRSIGGILGKWSMLVLVGDMHRHMRIISLNFLSHARLRTHLLREVENHTLLVLKAWQENSVFSAQDEAKKFTFNLMAKHIMSLDPGVPETEQLKKEYITFMKGVVSPPLNLPGTAYRKALQSRSTILKFINRKMDERVEKMKEGIEDLEEDNDLLGWVLKHSNLSTEQILDLILSLLFAGHETSSVSIALAIYFLPGCPRAIQQLREEHTEIARAKKQSGETELNWDDYKKMEFTQCVISETLRLGNVVRFLHRKALKDVRYKGYDIPCGWKVLPVIAAVHLDPLLFDHPQHFNPWRWQEMKQQSESSSSNNYGNNNSFMPFGGGPRLCAGSELAKLEMAVFIHHLVLNYHWELAEKDQAFAYPFVDFPKGLPITVRHLTSCI